Proteins encoded by one window of Bactrocera oleae isolate idBacOlea1 chromosome 4, idBacOlea1, whole genome shotgun sequence:
- the Sara gene encoding zinc finger FYVE domain-containing protein 9, which translates to MDLVDIDQVLDNLELREAADEHNRSISALITTTAQNDAESSNHPSKGDNGCALVSLNSSTHKSGFVGVSQVFNSLDDYQKNVESLETAPAQRYDEECRLISDVAKPKQDLEMISNENEFVDGVISDNLATNQMQENTFNNDMVVKTIDARSDSSIAHSKLYEVDAEDEEEASDDLHKFTENNRHLRRVGYEENEIGDNSPLSSDSLTTSSSSTFSSGPSPGIVSTTDEHSAPLTPDEECASEDRDALLPVHPNVTEPDDEDDEEQGAMTDEEIVDDGKESDLLSAPQVESTGGIEDIAVGLSSISLATGNSQLNLPTVSSVLQNVLEDLSETTSNSPLSQQRETGQIENSESTPLGTDDFNKAKPAGEAIDEKIAGKNLEYDVPPPKPLPIKVLQQPITFGSTMDEISDTELDSMLQEMDIDDVSGADVVPKFNVSINHNSPPQPQSTAIISKEAENVVAFTPTKSTTKNVESDLQCDVNVASSTSVAGNNGAEVAEGCVSSDCLNADSFSQASTVEFSELRAHSAAAAHVDTNMMPSSNSVASSYTGSECSLEGGVIGGERISDEEVTTGTVDYLVKNSAENTDDESGSTDEGAYSEGAAQRPQRPTSLNLPTIQSNLYENAGQTPPGTHTMQNTTMHMENTNTNAPNTSGTNSTPIGSPEEEIGAINEVAEATGYSDPYANLGKVPPIWVPDNMATGCMQCHAKFTMIKRRHHCRACGKVLCSVCCSQKFKLEFLSSTAESRVCLQCFLILNQRQQGGGAIGSEVNAGVDNDVASAAAANTNVTADQTEGQVRSPNPNNPMEYCSTIPPYRQVNTQNIQPPSVIVPVGVLKKEGSSYSSNSSNGGGDGTKKTRKRKSVMFSDGIAPGSDLASMEHQWTEAKHARRGAHQQSDKSRGSSGAVNKPPTPVRTQPSASSSNSDATTMGLVASLFRGSIPPMAAAATMAAVQDDDKESTKSVTNKTKSSNSSSKVADAAAISRPKRLPPSGSDENGCFIPAGDNNTLPPIYVRKDESNCDFDFKEVQNNQELVERLRSETLRFALEKNLFVDVKILNLKCCMNRTVINFSTCGMHHVGNDELIILLELEPQSTNSLISKDTTASPIPKDIFVHLYEIYRDAELGNPIAELSYTSPRSSNFLGTRDYGGFIFIRATFQCLQDVLVPEQPFLIGILIHRYEVPWAKVFPLRLMLRLGAQYRYYPCPHISIRNRESVYAEIAQTIINFLADFRNYSYTLPCIKGMYIHMEDRQTTVMIPRNRQDDVIKAIKNASDHILAFGGNFSKTADGHLVCMQNVNDMGTEMYAYSTQAINIQGQPRKVTGASFFVLNESLKSTSGLSGKCSIVEDGLMVQILPSKMEEIRNSLQNQKDVEIICGPVDADDQQTEVVSIKWVENDTDFNVGVKSPIDEKSMEGISSMRVHDSFNYANANYAIRLTDIYILKYDEWYTSAQSALAATSMDITRMAGQIARSACVALVPFLDLLVASGSRKLALRATLHQENVCYEAGTRGNKLPPLYMNALDDNLIPTLHGESSGIEDAIILELVFYILNC; encoded by the exons ATGGATCTAGTGGATATAGACCAAGTTTTAGACAATTTGGAATTGCGAGAGGCCGCAGATGAACACAATAGATCTATATCCGCTTTGATTACGACGACAGCACAAAATGATGCCGAATCGTCTAACCATCCATCTAAAGGGGATAATGGATGTGCATTGGTTAGTTTAAATAGCTCTACTCACAAAAGTGGATTTGTAGGTGTCTCCCAGGTATTTAACAGCTTAGATGACTATCAAAAAAATGTAGAATCACTGGAGACTGCTCCGGCTCAGCGATATGATGAAGAGTGTCGTCTTATATCAGACGTAGCGAAGCCGAAACAGGATTTGGAGATGATTTCAAATGAAAATGAGTTTGTTGATGGTGTCATATCTGACAATTTGGCAACGAATCAAATGCAAGAAAACACATTCAATAATGATATGGTTGTGAAAACAATAGATGCGCGAAGTGATAGTAGCATAGCTCATAGCAAATTGTACGAGGTTGATGCAGAAGATGAAGAAGAGGCAAGTGACGACTTGCAcaaatttactgaaaataataGACATCTTCGTAGAGTTGGTTATGAAGAGAATGAAATAGGTGATAACAGTCCACTGTCGTCAGACTCCTTGACCACTTCATCGTCATCGACATTCTCGTCAGGTCCATCTCCTGGTATTGTTTCCACTACTGACGAACACTCAGCTCCGCTAACCCCTGATGAAGAGTGCGCAAGTGAGGATCGGGATGCTTTATTGCCTGTACATCCAAACGTAACTGAGCCAGATGATGAGGATGATGAGGAGCAGGGTGCAATGACAGATGAAGAGATAGTGGATGATGGAAAGGAGAGCGACTTATTGAGTGCACCGCAAGTTGAAAGTACAGGGGGAATAGAAGATATAGCTGTAGGTTTGTCATCCATATCATTGGCAACCGGAAATTCTCAACTTAATTTACCCACCGTATCATCGGTTTTGCAAAACGTATTGGAGGATTTGTCGGAGACTACGAGTAACTCGCCATTAAGCCAGCAGCGTGAAACTGGACAAATTGAAAATTCGGAA TCTACCCCTCTTGGTACCGATGATTTTAACAAAGCGAAACCTGCAGGTGAAGCAATTGATGAGAAAATTGCAGGCAAAAATCTTGAATATGATGTTCCGCCACCTAAACCGCTACCAATAAAAGTACTACAGCAACCTATAACATTTGGTTCAACCATGGACGAAATCTCTGATACAGAACTGGATAGCATGTTACAGGAGATGGACATCGATGATGTTAGCGGGGCTGACGTTGTgcctaaatttaatgtttcaatAAATCATAACTCTCCCCCTCAGCCGCAGTCAACAGCTATAATTTCAAAAGAGGCTGAAAATGTTGTTGCATTTACGCCAACAAAGTCAACAACGAAAAACGTGGAATCAGATCTTCAATGCGACGTCAATGTTGCTAGTAGTACTAGCGTAGCAGGGAATAATGGCGCTGAGGTGGCAGAGGGCTGTGTCAGTAGTGATTGTCTTAATGCGGACAGTTTTTCACAGGCATCCACTGTTGAGTTTTCTGAATTACGTGCGCATTCCGCAGCAGCAGCGCATGTTGACACGAATATGATGCCATCATCTAATTCCGTTGCATCTTCGTATACTGGTTCGGAGTGTTCCTTAGAGGGAGGCGTCATTGGGGGCGAACGAATCAGCGACGAAGAAGTTACAACCGGTACCGTCGattatttagttaaaaattctGCGGAAAATACAGACGATGAAAGTGGTAGTACAGATGAGGGTGCTTACAGTGAAGGTGCTGCGCAACGACCACAACGCCCAACATCACTTAATTTGCCTACGATACAGTctaacttatatgaaaatgcagGCCAAACGCCACCTGGCACACACACAATGCAAAATACAACGATGCACATGGAGAATACCAATACAAATGCGCCAAATACAAGTGGTACGAATTCAACTCCAATCGGTTCGCCAGAAGAGGAAATCGGCGCCATTAACGAAGTGGCTGAGGCCACAGGTTACAGTGATCCATACGCGAATCTAGGTAAAGTGCCTCCAATTTGGGTGCCAGACAATATGGCTACCGGTTGCATGCAGTGCCACGCTAAATTCACCATGATTAAACGACGTCACCACTGTCGTGCTTGCGGCAAAGTACTTTGCTCCGTTTGTTGTtctcaaaaattcaaattggaGTTTCTCAGTAGCACCGCCGAATCACGTGTTTGCTTACAATGTTTTCTTATACTTAACCAAAGGCAACAGGGTGGCGGCGCAATTGGTAGTGAGGTCAATGCTGGCGTGGATAATGATGTTGCATCAGCAGCAGCTGCAAATACCAATGTAACAGCTGATCAAACAGAAGGCCAAGTGCGTTCACCAAATCCGAATAATCCCATGGAGTACTGTTCCACCATACCGCCCTACCGGCAGGTGAATACACAGAACATACAGCCACCATCGGTTATTGTGCCAGTGGGTGTGCTTAAAAAAGAAGGCAGTAGCTATTCTTCGAATTCATCGAACGGCGGTGGTGATGGCACCAAGAAAACTCGCAAGCGGAAAAGCGTTATGTTTAGTGATGGAATAGCGCCCGGCAGTGACTTGGCTAGCATGGAGCATCAGTGGACAGAAGCGAAACATGCGCGACGTGGAGCGCATCAGCAGAGTGATAAATCAAGGGGCAGCAGCGGTGCAGTCAATAAACCACCTACACCGGTGCGCACACAACCCAGCGCAAGCAGTAGTAATAGTGATGCAACAACAATGGGATTAGTGGCATCGCTGTTCCGCGGTTCCATACCACCAATGGCTGCGGCGGCAACAATGGCAGCAGTGCAAGACGATGATAAAG AATCAACGAAATCAGTAACAAATAAAACGAAAAGCTCCAATAGTAGCAGTAAGGTAGCAGATGCGGCTGCAATTTCGCGACCCAAACGTCTGCCACCTTCGGGTAGCGACGAAAATGGCTGCTTCATTCCAGCGGGTGACAATAACACTTTGCCACCAATTTATGTGCGCAAAGACGAAAGCAACTGTGATTTTGACTTCAAGGAAGTGCAGAACAACCAGGAACTCGTGGAGCGGCTCCGAAGCGAAACGCTTAGATTTGCATTGGAAAAGAATTTGTTCGTAGATGTGAAAATATTGAATC TAAAATGCTGCATGAATCGCACCGTTATCAACTTCAGCACATGTGGCATGCATCATGTTGGTAACGATGAGCTTATTATTCTATTGGAACTTGAACCACAATCGACTAACTCGTTGATCAGTAAAGACACTACTGCGTCGCCAATACCAAAGGACATCTTTGTTCATCTATATGAGATTTATCGTGATGCCGAGTTGGGCAATCCAATTGCCGAACTGTCTTATACTAGCCCACGATCGAGTAATTTTCTGGGAACGCGTGATTATGGTGGTTTCATCTTCATACGCGCTACATTTCAATGTTTGCAAGATGTATTAGTGCCGGAGCAGCCTTTTCTCATAGGCATACTCATACATCGCTACGAAGTGCCGTGGGCCAAAGTATTTCCACTACGCTTAATGTTGCGATTGGGCGCGCAATATCGCTACTATCCCTGCCCGCACATCTCTATACGTAATCGCGAATCAGTTTATGCCGAAATAGCGCAGACTATAATCAATTTCCTGGCG GATTTTCGCAATTATTCATATACATTGCCATGTATAAAgggcatgtacatacatatggaggATAGACAAACGACGGTAATGATACCACGTAATCGACAGGATGACGTCattaaagcaattaaaaatgcCAGCGATCATATATTAGCGTTTGGTGGAAACTTTTCGAAAACTGCGGACGGACATTTGGTGTGCATGCAAAACGTCAATGACATGGGCACCGAAATGTATGCATATTCAACGCAAGCTATCAATATACAAGGGCAGCCACGCAAAG TGACTGGCGCTAGTTTCTTCGTGTTAAACGAGTCTTTGAAAAGTACGAGTGGTCTCTCTGGCAAATGTAGCATCGTCGAAGATGGATTGATGGTGCAAATATTACCAAGTAAAATGGAAGAAATACGAAATTCCCTACAAAATCAAAAAGATGTGGAAATAATATGCGGTCCGGTGGACGCCGATGATCAGCAAACTGAGGTTGTGAGCATCAAATGGGTGGAGAATGACACAGATTTTAATGTTGg CGTCAAATCACCCATTGATGAAAAATCAATGGAAGGCATTTCCAGTATGCGTGTGCACGATAGTTTCAACTACGCGAATGCAAACTACGCTATACGACTTAcagatatttatatacttaaa TACGACGAGTGGTACACATCTGCGCAGTCTGCCTTGGCAGCCACTTCCATGGACATCACGCGGATGGCAGGACAAATTGCGCGCAGTGCATGTGTCGCATTGGTGCCCTTTCTTGATTTGCTCGTAGCAAGTGGCAGCCGAAAGCTAGCTTTGCGTGCAACACTCCATCAAGAGAAT GTTTGCTACGAGGCTGGCACACGCGGCAACAAGCTCCCTCCGCTTTATATGAACGCTTTGGACGACAATTTAATACCGACATTACATGGCGAATCGTCTGGCATTGAGGATGCAATAATTTTAGAAttagttttttacattttaaattgttaG